Within the Enoplosus armatus isolate fEnoArm2 chromosome 9, fEnoArm2.hap1, whole genome shotgun sequence genome, the region CTGTTGTAAAAAAGATTGTGGCCACGAGGTCATGCCCAAGTCATATTTCCTGCTCCCCTCTCACTTCCTGCGCTCACCGATCTTCAGCGTTATCACAGCCGACGTCAGCCGTGTGCTGCTCTGCCACAGCTCACACCTCCACTTTCCGCcatcttttttccccacttccGGGATGGTGAGATGGGCGGGGTGATGGTCAGATCTCAGAAATGGCAGGGATGATTGTTCAGGTGGGAACCATTTCAGCCGCAGGCCAGAGGGCAGCGGCTGGCCAAGGCTACAAGTCAGGTTGACCTGCTGGCCAGAGATTAACTCTGTTCCTGGGGAGGAGATGACTGGAGAGAGAGTAGAAGaagggcagaaagagagaaacaaaaaatatgcatcactatgaatatgaaatgcatGAGAACATTTGCCATCTTTGACGGCTGAGAAAATCTTGTGCGGTAACTAAGAAAAGCTCCACtttcctctacatttatttataatgaaaaCCATTGTAAGCTACATTCCTAAAAAAGGTTATACAGGCACAATCCAGACatcaatacatttcatttgatttagtTTTGTGATGTGGTATCCAACTGgatgattaattaatgaatttaatttagttCAATAGATGAACGAGGATTGGTTGTCAGGtatcataaaataaataatataaataaaatttgaatAACCAAACTTTTTGTAAACCTCAATCTCTGACACTTAATACACCAGGGCCTGCAACACTAACTAAACACAATTATTTGTTACCTCATATCTTTACCTAACTATCAGTAACATATAACCTTAAACTGTGGTCTAAAACTTAAAAGGCAATGGTTCTGGGTGATTTTGACTTGATTTCATCTAGCTGGCAGGAACATCACTAAACAAACTAACCCTGAGTTGCTAAAAGCACACAAGGATTCAACTGCAGCACCATATCTAATAAACAGACTTTTAAGTACACCAaattcaattttgttttgtggaagGAGGTGGGGGCAAAGTTGGAGAGAAGCACAAAAACTGTAGTAGGACTCCAGTGGGATTTGTTAAAACTAGGCAAATCAGGGGACCCAGATTTGCTAGAGCACCCCTGCCTTGAATTAATCCATTAGTTTGGTGGACTTCTTTTCAATGTTCCTGGTTAAATAATAGTTCAGATAATAATGAGAAATCTTAGTTTTACACCATAAATCCTCAGAACACAGAGTCCAATTAAAATTCATTGTGTTATCAGACTCTTCTGGCAGAGGGAAAGCTCGTTATACTCTATTAAAACAAGTGGAGCTAGACATGTGTATTAGCCACTGAATTAGACACATGTCACACCAGGGACACTTCCAAATAAACTCTGCTGCTGAGACATGAAAACACTTGCACGGTACAACAGAGCATAAGCAGAGAGGTGGCAAAGAAACGGCTGTCTCCAACTTGTTATGAATGACAATTACGACGGAGCAAAGGAACTGGACATCAAAAAGATAAATGAGGACACAAAAAGATAAATGAGGACACCGCGATAGCTAAAGAAGCAAACTAAATTTCATATGACAGATGTGAGTGCAACACAGAGCCGGGCTTGTACAAAGCAATTTGTTTTTACTTACTTTGCATCACATTTACGCGTACAGTCCTGTTCAGAATTACACCATTTGTGAATTCCAGGGCGCACACGTAGTCTCCTGCAtcgtcttctctccctctatttCTGGCCAAAGACAGAATTCCTTTTTGAAGGTCTGGTGCAGGAGTCAGTCCTCTGTCTTGGTCTGCCTTCCAGGTCAGTGTATCctccagagagagggagaagagcgTCTGCGGATGATCAGAAATGAGTCTCGATCCTGGCTCAGGGAAGAAGTGCCAGTGAACTCTATGGATGCCCTTAGCTTTGATTTGTTCCCAGGAGATGTAAGCAGGAATGGAACAGGGGACGGTGAGAGGCGAGGATATAGACGTATACTGAGGAAGTAGAGGAGCTGGGGAGAGGTCTAAATAAGGAGGAAAAGGGAAATAATGGTATCTTCAGGATGAGGGTACACTACTGTAAAACGAATGCATACATGCGCATACACAGTAACTCACCCACAACCGTAACAGATACTGTGGccgtgttttctttttcatcatttgtcACAACACATGTCCACAGGCCATTGTGTCGGCCTGTGACTCTCACGGCAAAGTCAGggttcattttctctctctggggaTTCAGCCAGTGTATCTCTGGCTTGTAACTGTGAGGAGACTCTGCGTTGCAGACCGGAGACAGATATTCCccaggcagcagaggagagggtggGTTCATAGCCACTAGAACAGACATTGAGCAGGATAAAGGAAACAGAATGAAATTATGAAAAGTATTGTTTTCTTCATCATGTAGATAATTCAGTATTTGGGCGTCTATTTGGCTGGACATTTCCATAAAGTAAACATACTTcaacaaatataaatactgCTGCAGTCAGGTAAAAAACTCCCAAAATGTCGTCTTTTTAGTAAGTAAGAAAATTGCCTTGTTGTTTAGCTTGACTACCATGTTGTCTGAGTTTCTTGGGTtcatttggttttgaaaagCCAAAAGTTTGCAGAGCTCAACAAGTTAAACCCACAGCCCTTAcgttaaaacattaaaagaatattaaaattacatttatttttaacatcaCGCTGCATAAAAGCATGCGCTAGATTTTTACCA harbors:
- the cd4-1 gene encoding LOW QUALITY PROTEIN: CD4-1 molecule (The sequence of the model RefSeq protein was modified relative to this genomic sequence to represent the inferred CDS: deleted 1 base in 1 codon; substituted 1 base at 1 genomic stop codon), which produces MSELNSSLHXELHIPIAGEGGATALKKSVCLTNIQHFHRLQITEHQKTQQQLRVTEMKNLIQSILILIAVLMSTTGAEEVVYAQVGEKATLKPPGNHLQKYYLYWLFGNEDGLQLAWRNPHGGKGTIASTDKKDEHWKKLSLSDDALVITGIQQEHFGTFVCKLTLGRDLIITTYKLFKLNVAMNPPSPLLPGEYLSPVCNAESPHSYKPEIHWLNPQREKMNPDFAVRVTGRHNGLWTCVVTNDEKENTATVSVTVVDLSPAPLLPQYTSISSPLTVPCSIPAYISWEQIKAKGIHRVHWHFFPEPGSRLISDHPQTLFSLSLEDTLTWKADQDRGLTPAPDLQKGILSLARNRGREDDAGDYVCALEFTNGVILNRTVRVNVMQIISSPGTELISGQQVNLTCSLGQPLPSGLRLKWFPPEQSSLPFLRSDHHPAHLTIPEVGKKDGGKWRCELWQSSTRLTSAVITLKIEPKLRMWMLVIICSVTVIVILLLILVFILYRRRQRRMRHLRHRLCQCKNPKPKGFYRT